From a region of the Penaeus vannamei isolate JL-2024 chromosome 32, ASM4276789v1, whole genome shotgun sequence genome:
- the LOC113803761 gene encoding melanocyte-stimulating hormone receptor: MHPMFFEVTAPKPQGRHPYLDFTVDMVMGRQVALDFPEGMNVTRKSELSFPLEVYLLPSCVTLIGCVLALCVTLKGKVSQQSQEATYLVVSLVVSVFLLSSLSLVYLVVLLTVPEATLWDSSACYVKLFQRALSAASCFSLACVALDRYLAICWPLRYSELLTKPRSLMLVACSWLVPFVLLLLACLADLSTLCVNSQHTTSTLATYAALYFLGGSCTVVLYALVASEFCRSRGALRLGVDAAEFDKMAKSKTTGSALTAATLCFLSIPHTVVPFLSPVLPIIVIRIVHLLHRVHIVLFLPVYAKTTFKAVCDMLASCLVHVWGRCISWRRSADDGSETRFVDERV, encoded by the exons ATGCACCCCATGTTTTTCGAGGTCACGGCGCCCAAGCCGCAAGGACGGCACCCGTACTTGGACTTCACCGTGGACATGGTCATGGGGCGTCAGGTGGCGCTGGACTTCCCCGAGGGCATGAACGTGACCCGTAAGAGCGAGCTGAGTTTCCCCTTGGAGGTGTACCTTCTGCCGAGCTGCGTGACCCTGATCGGCTGCGTCCTCGCCCTCTGCGTCACCCTCAAGGGCAAGGTGTCCCAGCAGAGCCAGGAAGCGACTTACTTGGTCGTCAGTCTGGTCGTCAGCGTGTTCCTGCTCTCGTCGTTGTCTCTGGTTTACCTCGTGGTGCTCCTGACGGTGCCCGAGGCGACCCTGTGGGATTCCTCCGCCTGCTACGTCAAGCTGTTCCAGCGGGCTCTCAGCGCCGCGTCCTGCTTCAGCCTCGCCTGCGTGGCGCTCGACCGCTACCTGGCCATCTGCTGGCCGCTGCGCTACTCTGAGCTGCTGACGAAGCCCCGCTCGCTAATGCTCGTGGCCTGCAGCTGGCTCGTGCCcttcgtcctgctgctgctggcCTGCCTGGCGGACCTCTCGACCCTCTGCGTCAACAGCCAgcacaccacctccaccctcgcCACCTACGCCGCCCTCTACTTCCTCGGGGGATCCTGCACCGTCGTCCTCTACGCCCTGGTCGCCTCCGAGTTCTGCAGGAGTCGAGGCGCGCTCCGCCTGGGGGTCGACGCCGCGGAATTCGACAAGATGGCCAAGAGCAAGACGACGGGCTCGGCGCTGACGGCGGCCACGCTCTGCTTCCTCTCCATCCCGCAT ACGGTCGTCCCATTCTTAAGCCCTGTCCTCCCCATCATCGTCATCCGCATTGTACACCTGCTCCACCGTGTGCacatcgtcctcttcctccccgtgtACGCCAAGACTACTTTCAAGGCCGTTTGCGACATGTTGGCGTCATGTCTGGTACACGTTTGGGGTCGTTGTATCAGCTGGCGTCGCTCAGCTGATGACGGGTCGGAGACGAGGTTCGTGGATGAGAGAGTGTGA